A portion of the uncultured Bacteroides sp. genome contains these proteins:
- a CDS encoding TIGR00341 family protein, with protein MDTPDRKTFAIKTFLKEYLDLRKDKADELETIESIRRGVEFKGANLWILIFAIFMASLGLNVNSTAVIIGAMLISPLMGPIMGIGLSVGLNDFDLMKRSLRSFLVTTAFSVATATLFFLISPIGQAQSELLARTSPTIYDVLIALFGGMAGVVALSTREKGNVIPGVAIATALMPPLCTAGFGLATGNLVYFLGAFYLYFINSVFISLATFLGVRVMHFHHKEFIDKARERTVRHSIIFIVLLTMCPAIYLTFNIVKSTLLERRANHFITEQLSFQNTQVLDKKILNKGDSTEIRVVLIGADVPEASIYIARNKLKDYNLNKTKLTVVQGMKNTMVDVSSIRAMVMEDFYKNSEEQLVKQQQKIVSLEKSLARYKSFDELGKKIIPELKVLYPSVKSLSLSHAIETRVDSMRTDTIMLAVMKFSSRPKETEKAKITQWLKARVEAKKLRLITE; from the coding sequence ATGGATACACCTGACCGAAAGACATTTGCTATTAAGACATTTTTAAAAGAATATCTTGATTTGAGAAAAGACAAAGCCGACGAATTAGAAACGATTGAATCTATTCGTAGAGGAGTCGAGTTTAAGGGAGCTAATCTTTGGATTCTTATCTTTGCCATTTTTATGGCTTCGCTTGGGTTGAATGTAAATTCTACAGCGGTGATTATAGGAGCAATGCTTATCTCGCCTTTGATGGGCCCTATAATGGGAATTGGCTTGTCGGTGGGACTTAACGATTTTGATTTGATGAAGCGCTCGTTGAGGAGCTTTCTTGTTACAACAGCATTTAGTGTTGCCACTGCTACGCTTTTCTTTCTAATCTCTCCGATAGGTCAGGCGCAATCAGAGTTATTGGCTCGAACTTCACCTACAATTTATGACGTATTAATCGCACTCTTTGGTGGTATGGCTGGTGTTGTTGCTCTCTCCACCAGAGAAAAAGGGAATGTGATTCCCGGTGTAGCTATTGCTACGGCACTTATGCCTCCGTTATGTACGGCAGGGTTCGGATTGGCAACCGGAAATCTTGTTTACTTTCTTGGTGCGTTTTACTTATACTTCATCAATTCTGTTTTTATCAGTCTGGCTACTTTTCTGGGAGTACGCGTGATGCATTTTCATCATAAAGAGTTTATTGACAAGGCTCGAGAGCGTACAGTGCGTCATTCCATCATATTTATTGTTCTGTTGACGATGTGTCCGGCCATTTATTTAACGTTCAATATCGTTAAAAGCACTCTTCTTGAACGCAGAGCCAATCATTTCATTACCGAACAGCTCAGTTTTCAGAACACTCAGGTATTGGATAAGAAAATTTTGAATAAAGGAGATAGCACAGAAATTAGAGTGGTGTTGATCGGGGCAGATGTGCCTGAGGCTTCCATCTATATTGCTCGTAATAAACTGAAAGATTATAATCTTAACAAGACCAAACTGACAGTAGTGCAAGGAATGAAGAACACGATGGTGGATGTTTCGTCCATACGTGCCATGGTGATGGAAGATTTTTATAAAAACAGTGAGGAACAGTTAGTGAAGCAACAGCAAAAAATAGTTTCGCTGGAGAAAAGCCTGGCAAGATATAAATCGTTCGATGAATTGGGGAAAAAGATTATTCCTGAGCTGAAAGTGCTCTATCCGTCAGTGAAGTCTCTCTCTTTGTCTCACGCCATAGAGACGCGTGTGGATTCTATGCGAACTGATACGATTATGCTGGCGGTGATGAAATTCTCGTCTAGGCCCAAAGAAACGGAGAAAGCCAAAATAACTCAATGGCTTAAAGCGCGCGTGGAAGCCAAAAAGCTACGATTAATAACGGAATAA
- a CDS encoding polysaccharide biosynthesis C-terminal domain-containing protein — MAGLKSLAKDTAIYGLSSIVGRFLNYLLVPLYTMKLSAASGGYGVVTNVYAITALLLVLLTYGMETGFFYFANKKDEDPLKVYSTSLISVGSTCLMFVLICLLFLSDISSFLGYAKNPEFIWMMAVTVALDSFQCIPFAYLRFKKRPIKFAAIKMLFIVSNITLNLFFLLLCPWLNAHYPWTISWFYDPSYLVGYIFIANLICTGLQMLAFIPELTGFNYIFDKALIKRMLSYSFPVLILGIAGILNQTIDKMIYPFLFDNHKEAMSQLGVYGAVSKIAMIMAMFTQAFRYAYEPFVFGKNKEGDNRKMYASAMKYFIIFALLAFLVVAFYMDIMKHMISPDYWVGLSVVSILMIAEIFKGIYFNLSFWYKLIDETRWGAYFSTIGCGFIVVLIIVFVPIYGYVACAWAGVVGYGIITLLSYFVGQKKYPIRYDLKGIGQYVLLATVLYAASELIVIDSLIIRLTFHTVLLVVFLAFIVKKDLPLSQIPFINRLIK; from the coding sequence ATGGCCGGATTAAAATCTTTGGCAAAAGATACTGCTATCTACGGATTAAGCAGCATCGTCGGACGTTTTCTGAACTATCTGTTGGTTCCTCTGTATACAATGAAACTATCGGCAGCATCCGGTGGTTATGGCGTTGTGACGAATGTGTATGCTATAACGGCGTTGTTGCTCGTGCTGCTCACTTATGGCATGGAAACGGGATTTTTCTATTTTGCCAATAAGAAAGATGAAGATCCACTCAAAGTATATTCCACTTCTTTGATTTCGGTAGGAAGTACTTGCCTCATGTTTGTTCTCATCTGTCTGTTATTTCTTTCGGACATCTCTTCCTTTTTGGGATATGCCAAGAACCCGGAGTTTATATGGATGATGGCCGTTACGGTAGCTTTGGATTCTTTCCAATGTATTCCTTTTGCTTACTTGCGGTTTAAGAAAAGGCCCATTAAGTTTGCTGCCATCAAGATGCTGTTTATTGTTTCTAATATAACACTCAATCTTTTCTTTTTGCTACTTTGCCCGTGGCTGAATGCACATTATCCTTGGACGATCTCTTGGTTTTATGATCCTTCTTATCTGGTAGGCTATATTTTTATAGCCAATCTTATCTGTACCGGCTTGCAGATGCTGGCTTTTATTCCTGAACTGACCGGATTCAACTATATTTTCGACAAAGCGCTGATCAAGCGAATGCTTTCTTATTCTTTCCCTGTATTGATATTGGGCATTGCCGGAATATTGAATCAGACGATTGATAAGATGATTTATCCTTTCTTATTTGATAACCATAAAGAGGCGATGTCGCAACTAGGTGTCTATGGGGCGGTAAGCAAAATCGCCATGATCATGGCAATGTTTACCCAAGCTTTTCGTTATGCTTACGAGCCTTTTGTGTTTGGTAAAAACAAAGAAGGGGACAATCGGAAGATGTATGCTTCGGCTATGAAATATTTTATTATTTTTGCATTGCTGGCATTTCTTGTTGTAGCCTTTTATATGGACATCATGAAGCACATGATTAGTCCCGATTATTGGGTAGGCTTGAGCGTAGTGTCCATTCTGATGATAGCTGAGATATTTAAAGGCATTTACTTCAATTTGTCCTTCTGGTATAAATTGATTGACGAAACCCGTTGGGGAGCATACTTTTCAACGATAGGTTGCGGATTTATTGTGGTGTTGATTATCGTTTTTGTTCCAATCTACGGATACGTGGCCTGTGCATGGGCGGGAGTTGTGGGATATGGCATCATTACCTTACTTTCGTATTTCGTAGGGCAGAAGAAATATCCGATTCGATACGACTTGAAAGGCATTGGTCAATATGTGCTTCTTGCTACTGTGCTTTATGCAGCTTCAGAATTGATCGTGATTGACAGTCTTATTATTAGATTGACTTTTCATACTGTATTATTAGTTGTTTTTCTCGCTTTCATCGTGAAAAAAGATCTTCCATTAAGCCAGATTCCATTCATTAACCGATTAATAAAATGA
- the sucC gene encoding ADP-forming succinate--CoA ligase subunit beta — protein MKIHEYQAKDLFSTYGIPVKKHRLCFSVAEAVSAYKDLGEQQVVVKAQVLTGGRGKAGGIKLASNEEDVASKAAQIIGMSIKGYPVEKVLLTEAVDITSEYYVSFAIDRNKKSVLLIMSPEGGVEIETVAVETPDRIFRFNIDPMIGIPDFMARQFAFTMFTSIEQVNQMATIIQKLYRLFIEKDASLAEINPLVQTAEGQLIAIDAKMTFDDNALFRHDEIRALAELTDEEKTEVSAKDKGFSYVSLDGEIGCMVNGAGLAMATMDMIKLYGGSPANFLDIGGSSNPVKVIEAMKLLLSDKRVKVVLINIFGGITRCDDVANGLLEAFKQIETQTPVIVRLTGTNEQEGRALLQNTHFLVAQTMSEATHMAVEIASKS, from the coding sequence ATGAAAATTCACGAGTATCAAGCCAAAGATCTTTTTTCGACCTATGGCATTCCGGTAAAAAAACATCGTTTATGCTTTAGTGTGGCTGAAGCTGTGTCTGCTTATAAAGATTTGGGAGAGCAACAGGTGGTAGTGAAAGCTCAGGTGCTTACCGGTGGAAGAGGAAAGGCCGGAGGCATCAAGTTGGCTTCAAATGAAGAAGACGTGGCCTCTAAAGCGGCTCAAATAATAGGAATGAGCATTAAGGGATACCCGGTAGAGAAGGTATTGCTCACCGAAGCGGTCGATATAACGTCGGAATATTATGTAAGTTTTGCGATTGATCGTAACAAGAAGTCGGTTTTGCTCATCATGAGCCCTGAAGGAGGCGTGGAGATAGAAACTGTTGCTGTCGAAACTCCTGATAGAATCTTCCGCTTCAACATTGACCCAATGATCGGAATACCCGATTTCATGGCACGACAATTTGCCTTTACCATGTTCACAAGTATAGAGCAAGTCAACCAAATGGCCACTATCATTCAAAAACTCTATCGTTTGTTTATCGAAAAGGATGCTTCACTGGCTGAAATCAATCCACTGGTGCAGACGGCTGAGGGGCAGCTGATTGCCATTGATGCTAAGATGACGTTTGATGATAATGCTCTTTTCCGTCACGACGAAATACGGGCTCTTGCTGAGCTTACGGATGAAGAAAAGACGGAAGTGTCTGCCAAGGACAAAGGATTCAGCTACGTGTCTCTGGATGGCGAAATAGGCTGCATGGTCAATGGAGCAGGACTGGCCATGGCTACGATGGACATGATTAAGCTTTATGGTGGCAGTCCGGCTAATTTTCTGGATATTGGTGGTAGTTCTAACCCTGTAAAGGTGATAGAGGCCATGAAGCTTTTGCTCAGCGATAAACGGGTGAAGGTAGTATTGATCAACATCTTTGGTGGCATCACTCGTTGTGATGATGTGGCAAATGGCTTGTTGGAGGCTTTTAAACAAATTGAGACACAAACACCTGTTATCGTGCGGCTTACGGGTACCAACGAACAGGAAGGGCGCGCATTGTTGCAGAACACCCATTTTCTGGTGGCACAGACCATGAGCGAGGCCACTCACATGGCAGTAGAAATAGCATCTAAATCATAA
- a CDS encoding S46 family peptidase, translated as MTRCVLTVCLSKKALLIALFFSFLFGTTTYGHEGMWMLGNLNKETRKAMKDLGLKVPAEKLYNPEKPSLKDAVVSFGGFCSGVVVSQDGLVFTNHHCGFGAIQQHSSVEHDFLKEGFVARSREEELSNPELYVRFLLRTENVTKRVLGAVTPVMTEADRRVATDSVMLAIQEEIHLKDSSLVGIVDPYYAGNEFWLSVYRDFNDVRLVFSPPSSVGKFGWDTDNWVWPRHTGDFSVFRIYADKNNHPADYSPDNVPYRPDYVAPISLDGYKEGSFCMTLGYPGSTERYLSSFGVEEMVHGTNQAMIDVRGVKQAIWKHAMDKNEGIRIKYAAKYDESSNYWKNSIGTNEAIVKLKVLEKKRQMENLLKQWIQKTPQERDSLLHLFSSLELNYKNRKETNRAMAYFGESFMNGPELVQLALEILNFDFEAEEKYVVAKIKGVMERYANLDLDIDKEVFVAMLKEYRAKVDSTYLPEMYHTISKEYAGNERAYVDSLYARSEITSPRGLKRFFERDTTFNIMDDPAISLGIDLIVKYFEMNQSITVASENITRDERLFNAAIRRMYDDRNYYSDANSTMRLSFGTVGGYSPIDGVDYDYYTTTKGVLEKVKAHKGDSDFAVGADVLSLLASKNFGRYADEKGDMKVCFISNNDITGGNSGSAMFNDKGELLGLAFDGNWEAMSGDIIFEPQLQRCVGVDVRYILFIIDKYAKATNLMKEFVLPSK; from the coding sequence ATGACTAGGTGCGTCCTAACTGTTTGTCTTTCGAAAAAAGCCCTTTTGATTGCTTTATTTTTTTCTTTTCTGTTTGGCACAACCACGTATGGTCATGAAGGAATGTGGATGCTTGGAAATCTGAATAAGGAAACGCGTAAGGCGATGAAAGATTTGGGACTGAAAGTGCCGGCAGAGAAGCTCTATAACCCAGAAAAACCCTCTTTGAAGGATGCAGTGGTTAGTTTTGGAGGTTTTTGTTCGGGTGTTGTGGTATCTCAGGATGGATTAGTCTTTACGAATCATCATTGTGGCTTCGGAGCTATTCAGCAACATAGTTCGGTGGAGCATGATTTCCTGAAAGAGGGTTTTGTGGCTCGTAGTAGAGAGGAAGAGTTGTCTAATCCTGAATTGTATGTTCGCTTCCTGTTGCGCACGGAGAACGTAACCAAGCGTGTGCTTGGGGCAGTAACTCCCGTCATGACCGAGGCTGACCGGCGAGTAGCAACCGATTCGGTGATGTTAGCCATACAGGAAGAGATTCATCTCAAAGATTCATCACTCGTGGGAATTGTCGATCCTTATTATGCAGGTAATGAGTTTTGGTTGTCTGTTTACCGCGATTTCAACGATGTTCGACTTGTCTTTTCTCCTCCTTCTTCGGTTGGAAAGTTTGGCTGGGATACGGACAATTGGGTGTGGCCGCGACATACGGGAGACTTTTCGGTGTTTCGTATCTATGCCGATAAGAATAATCATCCGGCAGACTATTCGCCTGATAACGTGCCTTATCGTCCTGATTATGTCGCACCTATTTCGCTCGATGGTTATAAGGAAGGTTCCTTTTGCATGACTCTGGGTTATCCGGGATCTACGGAGCGTTATCTCTCTTCGTTTGGTGTAGAGGAGATGGTGCACGGAACGAATCAGGCCATGATAGATGTTCGCGGGGTGAAGCAGGCTATTTGGAAACATGCGATGGATAAGAATGAGGGAATACGCATAAAATATGCGGCAAAGTACGATGAAAGCTCTAATTATTGGAAGAATAGCATCGGAACAAATGAGGCGATCGTGAAACTAAAGGTACTTGAAAAGAAGCGGCAAATGGAGAATTTATTGAAGCAATGGATTCAAAAGACTCCTCAGGAACGTGATTCATTGTTGCATCTGTTCTCTTCTTTAGAATTGAATTATAAAAATCGCAAGGAAACAAACCGTGCGATGGCTTATTTCGGTGAATCTTTCATGAATGGTCCGGAACTGGTACAATTGGCTTTAGAGATACTCAATTTTGATTTCGAAGCTGAAGAGAAATATGTTGTCGCCAAGATTAAGGGAGTGATGGAGCGTTATGCCAATTTGGATCTTGACATCGACAAGGAGGTGTTTGTTGCCATGTTGAAGGAGTATCGCGCAAAGGTAGACAGTACGTATTTGCCTGAGATGTATCATACGATATCAAAAGAGTATGCGGGCAATGAACGTGCGTATGTAGACTCTCTTTATGCTCGCTCAGAGATCACTTCGCCCAGAGGGCTCAAACGCTTTTTCGAAAGAGATACTACCTTCAATATTATGGATGATCCTGCGATTTCGCTGGGCATTGATCTTATCGTGAAATATTTCGAAATGAACCAATCCATCACGGTAGCTTCAGAAAATATCACTCGTGACGAGCGTTTATTTAATGCGGCTATACGGCGGATGTATGATGACCGGAATTACTATTCGGATGCAAATTCGACCATGCGTCTCAGCTTTGGCACTGTGGGAGGATATTCTCCTATTGATGGAGTGGATTATGACTATTATACTACCACAAAGGGTGTTCTTGAAAAGGTAAAAGCTCATAAGGGAGATAGTGATTTTGCCGTGGGTGCAGATGTGCTGTCATTGTTAGCTTCTAAAAATTTTGGGCGCTATGCCGATGAAAAGGGCGATATGAAGGTCTGCTTTATCTCGAATAATGATATTACAGGTGGAAATTCGGGAAGTGCCATGTTCAACGATAAAGGAGAACTGTTGGGACTTGCTTTTGATGGAAATTGGGAGGCAATGAGTGGTGACATTATCTTTGAACCGCAGTTGCAACGTTGTGTAGGCGTGGATGTGCGATACATTCTCTTTATAATCGATAAATATGCCAAAGCAACAAACTTGATGAAAGAGTTTGTTCTTCCTTCCAAATAG
- a CDS encoding DNA alkylation repair protein produces MKTKAIEIQNELEQFIDPVKREYLPKFFKTGKGQYGEGDKFLGIVVPNTRLVAKQYKNEPFEVAAELLQSEWHECRLCALLMMVERFKKSDEKGRKQIYEFYLSQTKRINNWDLVDLSASYIVGEYLKDKSREDLYRLAASSLLWEQRIAVVATATLIRKNDFIDILRLSELLLQHKHDLMQKAIGWMLREMGKRDKELLVQFLEKFSKVMPRTMLRYSIEKFTEEERRYFMQR; encoded by the coding sequence ATGAAAACAAAAGCAATTGAAATTCAAAACGAACTAGAACAATTTATTGATCCCGTGAAGCGGGAGTATCTGCCTAAGTTCTTTAAAACGGGCAAAGGTCAGTATGGGGAAGGAGATAAGTTCTTAGGCATTGTGGTACCCAATACTCGTTTGGTGGCGAAACAATATAAAAATGAGCCTTTTGAGGTTGCGGCCGAATTACTGCAATCTGAGTGGCATGAATGTCGCCTCTGTGCCTTACTGATGATGGTGGAGCGTTTCAAAAAGAGCGATGAAAAGGGGAGGAAACAGATTTATGAGTTTTATCTTTCACAAACGAAACGAATTAATAACTGGGATTTGGTGGACTTGTCGGCTTCTTACATCGTTGGCGAATATTTGAAAGATAAATCGCGTGAAGATCTCTATCGGCTAGCTGCCAGCAGCTTACTCTGGGAGCAACGCATTGCAGTGGTGGCCACAGCAACACTTATCAGAAAGAATGATTTCATCGATATTCTTCGCTTGTCGGAGCTATTGCTTCAACACAAGCATGACTTGATGCAGAAAGCCATTGGGTGGATGCTGCGTGAGATGGGAAAACGTGATAAGGAACTCCTTGTACAGTTTTTGGAGAAGTTTAGCAAGGTGATGCCTCGCACCATGTTGCGCTATTCCATCGAAAAATTTACGGAAGAAGAGCGTCGCTACTTTATGCAGCGTTGA
- the ruvB gene encoding Holliday junction branch migration DNA helicase RuvB, whose translation MEEDFDIREHQLTSKERDYENALRPLSFEDFSGQDKVVDNLRIFVKAARLRGEALDHVLLHGPPGLGKTTLSSIIANELGVGFKISSGPVLDKPGDLAGVLTSLEPNDVLFIDEIHRLSPVVEEYLYSAMEDYRIDIMIDKGPSARSIQIDLSPFTLVGATTRSGLLTAPLRARFGINLHLEYYDDDVLRNIIRRSAGILNVPCSVPAAGEIASRSRGTPRIANALLRRVRDFAQVKGTGSIDTEIANFSLEALNIDKYGLDEVDNKILCTIIDKFKGGPVGLTTIATALGEDPGTIEEVYEPFLIKEGFLKRTPRGREVTELAYQHLGRSLYNSNAKTLFD comes from the coding sequence ATGGAAGAGGATTTTGATATACGAGAACATCAGCTCACTAGTAAGGAGCGGGATTATGAAAATGCTTTGCGACCGCTTAGTTTCGAGGACTTCAGCGGACAAGACAAGGTGGTGGATAATCTGCGCATCTTTGTGAAGGCTGCCCGTCTGCGGGGGGAGGCTTTGGATCATGTTCTTTTGCATGGTCCTCCCGGACTTGGTAAGACTACATTATCAAGCATTATAGCTAACGAACTGGGAGTGGGGTTTAAGATTTCCTCCGGTCCGGTACTCGATAAACCCGGTGATTTGGCCGGAGTACTCACTAGTCTGGAACCGAACGATGTGCTCTTTATTGATGAAATTCACCGACTTTCGCCTGTGGTAGAAGAGTATTTGTATTCTGCTATGGAAGACTACCGGATAGATATTATGATTGATAAAGGCCCTTCGGCACGAAGCATTCAGATTGACTTAAGCCCGTTTACATTGGTGGGTGCAACCACCCGAAGCGGTTTGCTCACAGCTCCGCTACGTGCCCGTTTCGGCATTAATCTGCATTTAGAATATTATGATGATGATGTTTTGAGGAATATCATTCGTCGCTCGGCGGGCATACTTAATGTGCCTTGCTCTGTTCCTGCTGCCGGAGAGATTGCTTCCCGAAGCAGAGGTACGCCTCGTATTGCCAATGCGTTGCTAAGACGTGTGCGCGACTTTGCACAGGTGAAAGGTACCGGATCTATAGATACCGAAATTGCCAATTTTTCACTTGAAGCCCTGAATATAGATAAATATGGGCTTGATGAGGTTGATAACAAGATACTTTGCACAATTATAGATAAGTTTAAGGGGGGGCCTGTAGGGCTGACCACTATTGCCACTGCTTTGGGTGAAGACCCTGGTACGATAGAGGAGGTATACGAACCATTTCTTATCAAAGAAGGCTTTCTGAAACGTACGCCTCGTGGACGTGAAGTCACGGAGTTGGCTTATCAGCACTTAGGAAGAAGCCTTTATAACAGTAATGCAAAGACATTATTTGATTAA
- the sucD gene encoding succinate--CoA ligase subunit alpha, whose translation MSILINESTRLIVQGITGRDGGFHTRKMLDYGTQIVGGVSPGKGGTHVHDVPVFNTMEQAVKQTNANTSIIFVPARFAADSVMEAADAGIKLIICIAEGIPTLDVVKAYRYVQQKGAQLIGPNCPGLVTPGKSLAGILPAQIFKPGRIGVISRSGTLTYEIVYHLSAAGLGQSTAIGMGGDPVVGLYFIDLLDLFENDPDTDAMVMIGEIGGNAEELAAEHIRQHITKPVVAFIAGQSAPVGKQMGHAGAIISSGSGTAAEKIESLKAAGVLVADEPSQIPELLKSVN comes from the coding sequence ATGAGCATACTTATCAATGAATCTACACGATTAATAGTGCAAGGCATCACCGGGCGTGATGGAGGTTTTCATACTCGCAAAATGTTAGATTACGGTACACAAATAGTGGGTGGAGTATCACCCGGAAAAGGAGGCACGCATGTACATGATGTTCCGGTGTTTAACACGATGGAGCAGGCAGTGAAGCAAACCAACGCTAATACATCTATCATATTTGTTCCTGCTCGTTTTGCGGCCGACTCTGTCATGGAGGCTGCCGATGCGGGCATTAAACTTATTATCTGCATAGCGGAAGGTATTCCTACGCTAGACGTTGTCAAGGCTTACCGATATGTGCAGCAAAAGGGTGCGCAGCTCATCGGTCCTAATTGCCCGGGCTTGGTCACTCCCGGAAAGAGCCTTGCGGGAATTCTTCCGGCTCAGATCTTTAAACCGGGTAGGATAGGCGTTATAAGCCGTAGCGGCACGCTGACTTACGAAATCGTTTACCATCTTTCTGCTGCCGGTTTGGGACAGTCTACAGCCATTGGTATGGGTGGCGACCCTGTTGTGGGACTTTATTTTATTGACCTGCTGGATCTTTTTGAAAACGATCCTGATACGGATGCTATGGTGATGATAGGTGAGATAGGCGGCAATGCAGAAGAACTCGCTGCGGAGCATATTCGCCAGCACATCACCAAACCTGTGGTGGCATTTATTGCCGGACAGTCAGCTCCTGTAGGGAAGCAGATGGGGCATGCGGGGGCTATTATATCAAGTGGTTCGGGCACGGCTGCCGAGAAAATAGAGTCTTTAAAAGCTGCCGGAGTGTTGGTGGCGGATGAGCCTTCACAAATTCCTGAGCTGTTGAAATCGGTCAACTAG
- a CDS encoding DMT family transporter, whose translation MNKINGFLYGLLSSASFGLIPLFAIPIMRQGMQFESILLYRFLFACLALATILLLTKQSFRIRIKEIPSLLLLAFLYDASAIFLFWGYKFMPSGVATTIHFMYPVLTTIIMMAFFHEKKSTWRLIAVGIAVLGVFFLSYGDTSGSITPTGLIIVLLSALGYALYLITVSQLKVGEMKGLKLTFYVFLFGGIILFCLTAIFSEVQPINNGETTRNLLLLALIPTVISNLALVRAIKSIGSTLTSVLGAMEPVTAVCVGILIFGEVFTQSIAIGIIFIITAVVILILRSSKV comes from the coding sequence ATGAATAAGATAAACGGTTTTTTGTACGGATTGCTTTCATCGGCCAGTTTCGGTCTTATTCCACTATTTGCCATCCCTATTATGCGTCAGGGAATGCAATTCGAATCCATCTTACTCTACCGTTTTCTCTTTGCCTGCCTGGCCTTAGCAACCATATTGCTGCTTACCAAACAATCATTCCGCATCCGCATAAAGGAGATACCCTCGCTCTTATTGCTGGCTTTCCTCTACGACGCTTCGGCCATCTTCCTTTTTTGGGGATACAAGTTCATGCCCAGCGGCGTAGCTACCACCATACACTTCATGTATCCGGTACTCACAACGATCATTATGATGGCTTTCTTTCATGAGAAGAAGTCGACGTGGAGACTGATAGCCGTAGGTATTGCCGTTTTAGGAGTGTTTTTCTTATCGTATGGCGACACATCAGGTTCCATCACACCGACGGGCCTCATCATCGTGCTGCTCTCTGCTCTTGGATACGCTCTGTACCTCATCACTGTGAGCCAACTAAAGGTCGGTGAAATGAAGGGACTGAAACTGACGTTCTACGTCTTTTTATTCGGAGGCATCATCCTCTTTTGCCTGACAGCGATCTTTAGTGAAGTGCAACCCATCAATAACGGGGAAACAACGCGCAATTTATTGTTGTTGGCACTCATTCCTACCGTCATATCCAATCTGGCATTGGTGCGGGCCATTAAGAGTATCGGTTCCACACTTACCTCCGTACTCGGAGCGATGGAACCTGTCACAGCCGTATGTGTGGGTATTCTCATCTTTGGAGAAGTCTTCACTCAAAGCATTGCCATAGGAATCATATTCATTATCACTGCCGTAGTCATCCTGATCCTTCGCTCATCAAAAGTTTAA